One window of the Saccopteryx bilineata isolate mSacBil1 chromosome 2, mSacBil1_pri_phased_curated, whole genome shotgun sequence genome contains the following:
- the P3H4 gene encoding endoplasmic reticulum protein SC65, with protein MGRAAWVLLWLLLGSSEAQYEKYSFRGFPPEDLMPLAAAYGHALEQYEGESWRESARYLEAALRLHRLLRDSEAFCHANCSGPAPPAASVLGPAPGPEGGHGDEWARELQLFGHVLERAACLRRCKRTLPAFQMPYPPRQLLRDFQSRLPYQYLHYAQFKANRLEKALAAAYTFLQKNPKHELTAKYLNYYRGMLDASEEPLTDLEAQPYEAVFLRAVKLYNSGDFRSSTEDMERALAEYLVIFARCLAGCEGAHEQVDFKDFYPAIADLFAESLQCKVDCEANLTPNVGGYFVEKFVATMYHYLQFAYYKLNDVRQAARSAASYMLFDPEDSVMQQNLVYYRFHRARWGLEEEDFQPREEATLYHSQTAELRELLEFAHMYLQSDDEMELEEKEPPLEPEDHPSDAEFEGDGDYEEGIYADWWQELDAKGDEAEAEPEPELT; from the exons ATGGGGCGGGCGGCTTGGGTGCTGCTGTGGCTGCTGCTGGGCAGCTCCGAGGCGCAGTACGAAAAGTATAGTTTCCGGGGCTTCCCTCCCGAGGACCTGATGCCGCTGGCCGCAGCCTACGGACACGCGCTGGAGCAGTACGAGGGCGAGAGTTGGCGCGAGAGCGCGCGCTACCTGGAGGCGGCGCTGCGGCTTCACCGGCTGCTGCGGGATAGCGAGGCCTTCTGCCACGCCAACTGCAGCGGGCCCGCGCCGCCCGCCGCCTCGGTCCTCGGGCCCGCGCCCGGCCCCGAGGGCGGCCACGGGGACGAGTGGGCCCGCGAGCTGCAGCTCTTCGGCCACGTCTTGGAGCGCGCCGCCTGTCTGCGGCGCTGCAAGCGGACGCTGCCCGCCTTCCAGATGCCCTACCCGCCGCGCCAGCTTTTGCGCGACTTCCAGAGCCGCCTGCCCTACCAGTACCTGCACTACGCGCAGTTCAAG GCTAACCGGCTGGAGAAGGCGTTGGCCGCGGCCTACACCTTCCTCCAGAAGAACCCCAAGCACGAGCTAACTGCCAAGTATCTCAACTACTACCGGGGGATGCTGGACGCGTCCGAGGAGCCCCTCACTGACTTGGAGGCGCAGCCCTACGAG GCGGTGTTCCTCCGAGCCGTGAAGCTATACAACAGCGGGGATTTCCGCAGCAGCACTGAGGACATGGAGCGGGCCCTGGCCGAGTACCTGGTTATCTTTGCCAGGTGTCTGGCTGGCTGCGAGGGGGCCCACGAGCAGGTGGACTTCAAGGATTTCTACCCTGCCATAGCAG atctCTTTGCAGAATCCCTGCAGTGTAAGGTGGACTGTGAGGCCAACTTGACCCCCAACGTGGGTGGCTACTTCGTGGAGAAGTTTGTGGCCACCATGTATCACTACTTGCAATTTGCCTACTACAAGT TGAACGATGTACGCCAGGCTGCCCGGAGTGCCGCCAGCTACATGCTCTTTGACCCTGAGGACAGTGTCATGCAGCAGAACCTGGTGTATTACCGCTTCCACAGGGCTCGCTggggcctggaggaggaggacttCCAGCCCCGGGAG gAGGCCACGCTCTACCACAGCCAGACAGCTGAGCTACGGGAGCTGCTGGAGTTCGCACACATGTACCTGCAGTCAGATGATGAG ATGGAGTTGGAGGAGAAAGAACCACCCTTGGAGCCCGAGGACCACCCATCTGATGCTGAGTTTGAGGGGGACGGCGACTATGAGGAGGGCATCTATGCTGATTGGTGGCAGGAGCTGGACGCCAAGGGTGACGAGGCCGAGGCTG AGCCAGAGCCTGAACTAACATGA